The Macaca nemestrina isolate mMacNem1 chromosome 12, mMacNem.hap1, whole genome shotgun sequence genome contains a region encoding:
- the LOC105471693 gene encoding NADH dehydrogenase [ubiquinone] iron-sulfur protein 3, mitochondrial translates to MAAAAATARLWWRGIVGAAALTRGAGRPSVLLLPVRRESAGADTRPTVRPRNDVAHKQLSAFGEYVAEILPKYVQQVQVSCFNELEVCIHPDGIIPVLTFLRDHTNAQFKSLVDLTAVDVPTRQNRFEIVYNLLSLRFNSRIRVKTYTDELTPIESAMSVFKAANWYEREIWDMFGVFFANHPDLRRILTDYGFEGHPFRKDFPLSGYVEVRYDDEVKRVVAEPVELAQEFRKFDLNSPWEAFPVYRQPPESLKLEAGDKKPEAK, encoded by the exons ATGGCGGCTGCGGCAGCGACAGCTAGGCTGTGGTGGCGTGGAATCGTGGGGGCCGCGGCGCTGACGAGGG GGGCTGGGCGACCCTCAGTTCTGTTGCTGCCGGTGAGGCGGGAGAGCGCCGGGGCCGACACGCGCC CCACTGTCAGACCACGGAATGATGTGGCCCACAAGCAGCTCTCAGCTTTTGGAGAGTATGTGGCTGAAATCTTGCCCAAGTATGTCCAACAAGTTCAG GTGTCCTGCTTCAATGAGTTAGAGGTCTGTATCCATCCTGATGGCATCATCCCAGTGCTGACTTTCCTCAGGGATCACACCAATGCACAGTTCAAATCCCTGGTTGACTTGACAGCAGTGGATGTCCCAACTCGGCAGAACCGTTTTGAG ATTGTCTACAACTTGTTGTCTCTGCGCTTCAACTCACGGATCCGTGTGAAGACCTACACAGATGAGCTGACGCCCATTGAGTCCGCTATGTCTGTGTTCAAGGCAGCCAACTGGTATGAAAGGGAG ATCTGGGACATGTTTGGAGTCTTCTTTGCTAACCACCCTGATCTAAGAAGGATCCTGACGGATTATGGCTTCGAGGGACATCCTTTCCGGAAAGACTTTCCTCTATCTGGCTACGTTGAG GTACGCTATGACGATGAGGTGAAGCGGGTGGTGGCAGAGCCGGTGGAGTTGGCCCAAGAGTTCCGCAAATTTGACCTGAACAGCCCCTGGGAGGCTTTCCCAGTCTATCGCCAACCCCCGGAGAGTCTCAAGCTTGAAGCCGGAGATAAGAAGCCTGAAGCCAAGTAG
- the LOC105471694 gene encoding kelch repeat and BTB domain-containing protein 4 isoform X2, which yields MKGGNADSWQREKLASMESPEEPGASMDENYFVNYTFKDRSHSGRVAQGIMKLCLEEELFADVTISVEGREFQLHRLVLSAQSCFFRSMFTSNLKEAHNRVIVLQDVSESVFQLLVDYIYHGTVKLRAEELQEIYEVSDMYQLTSLFEECSRFLARTVQVGNCLQVMWLADRHSDPELYTAAKHCAKTHLAQLQNTEEFLHLPHHLLTDIISDGVPCSQNPTEAIEAWINFNKEEREAFAESLRTSLKEIGENVHIYLIGKESSRTHSLAVSLHCAEDDSISVSGQNSLCHQITAACKHGGDLYVVGGSIPRRMWKCNNATVDWEWCAPLPRDRLQHTLVSVPGKDAIYSLGGKTLQDTLSNAVIYYRVGDNVWTETTQLEVAVSGAAGANLNGIIYLLGGEENDLDFFTKPSRLIQCFDTETDKCHVKPYVLPFAGHMHAAVHKDLVFIVAEGDSLVCYNPLLDSFTRLCLPEAWSSAPSLWKIASCNGSIYVFRDRYKKGDANTYKLDPATSAVTVTRGIKVLLTNLQFVLA from the exons ATGAAAGGAGGGAACGCAG ACAGCTGGCAGAGAGAGAAGTTGGCTAGCATGGAATCACCAGAGGAGCCTGGAGCATCCATGGATGAGAACTACTTTGTGAACTATACTTTCAAAGATCGGTCACACTCAGGCCGTGTGGCTCAAGGCATCATGAAACTGTGTCTAGAGGAGGAGCTCTTTGCTGATGTCACCATTTCGGTGGAAGGCCGGGAGTTTCAGCTCCATCGGCTGGTCCTCTCAGCTCAGAGCTGCTTCTTCCGATCCATGTTCACTTCTAACCTGAAGGAGGCCCACAACCGGGTGATTGTGCTGCAGGATGTCAGTGAGTCTGTTTTCCAGCTCCTGGTTGATTATATCTACCATGGGACTGTGAAACTTCGAGCTGAGGAGTTGCAGGAAATTTATGAGGTGTCAGACATGTATCAGTTGACATCTCTCTTTGAGGAATGCTCTCGGTTTTTGGCCCGCACAGTGCAAGTGGGAAACTGCCTTCAGGTGATGTGGCTGGCAGATCGGCACAGTGATCCTGAGCTCTATACTGCTGCCAAACACTGTGCCAAGACCCACCTGGCCCAGCTGCAGAATACAGAGGAATTTCTCCACTTGCCTCACCACCTACTCACAGATATCATCTCGG ATGGAGTTCCATGTTCTCAGAACCCAACAGAGGCAATAGAAGCCTGGATTAACTTTaataaagaggaaagagaggCTTTTGCAGAGTCACTCAGGACAAGCTTGAAG GAAATTGGGGAGAATGTGCACATTTACCTGATTGGGAAAGAGTCATCTCGTACCCACTCGTTGGCTGTGTCCTTGCACTGTGCAGAAGATGACTCCATCAGTGTAAGTGGCCAAAACAGCTTGTGCCACCAGATCACTGCGGCCTGCAAGCATGGTGGAGACTTGTATGTGGTGGGAGGGTCCATCCCACGGCGCATGTGGAAGTGCAACAATGCCACCGTTGACTGGGAGTGGTGTGCTCCTTTGCCTCGGGACCGGCTCCAGCACACCCTGGTGTCTGTGCCCGGGAAAGATGCCATATATTCACTGGGTGGCAAGACACTGCAAGATACCCTCTCCAATGCAGTCATTTATTATCGCGTAGGTGATAATGTGTGGACAGAGACAACCCAGCTAGAGGTGGCTGTGTCAGGGGCTGCTGGTGCCAACCTCAATGGGATCATCTACTTACTGGGGGGGGAGGAGAATGATCTGGACTTCTTTACCAAACCTTCCCGACTCATCCAGTGCTttgacacagagacagacaaatGCCATGTGAAGCCCTATGTGCTGCCCTTTGCAGGCCACATGCACGCAGCTGTGCATAAAGATCTGGTGTTCATCGTGGCTGAAGGGGACTCCCTGGTATGTTACAATCCCTTGCTAGACAGCTTCACCCGGCTTTGCCTTCCTGAGGCCTGGAGCTCTGCCCCATCCCTCTGGAAGATTGCCAGCTGTAACGGGAGCATCTATGTCTTCCGGGACCGATATAAAAAGGGGGATGCCAACACCTACAAGCTTGACCCTGCCACTTCAGCCGTAACTGTCACAAGAGGTATTAAGGTGCTGCTTACCAATTTGCAGTTTGTGTTGGCCTaa
- the LOC105471694 gene encoding kelch repeat and BTB domain-containing protein 4 isoform X1 produces MAVNSASYSRWCCFADSWQREKLASMESPEEPGASMDENYFVNYTFKDRSHSGRVAQGIMKLCLEEELFADVTISVEGREFQLHRLVLSAQSCFFRSMFTSNLKEAHNRVIVLQDVSESVFQLLVDYIYHGTVKLRAEELQEIYEVSDMYQLTSLFEECSRFLARTVQVGNCLQVMWLADRHSDPELYTAAKHCAKTHLAQLQNTEEFLHLPHHLLTDIISDGVPCSQNPTEAIEAWINFNKEEREAFAESLRTSLKEIGENVHIYLIGKESSRTHSLAVSLHCAEDDSISVSGQNSLCHQITAACKHGGDLYVVGGSIPRRMWKCNNATVDWEWCAPLPRDRLQHTLVSVPGKDAIYSLGGKTLQDTLSNAVIYYRVGDNVWTETTQLEVAVSGAAGANLNGIIYLLGGEENDLDFFTKPSRLIQCFDTETDKCHVKPYVLPFAGHMHAAVHKDLVFIVAEGDSLVCYNPLLDSFTRLCLPEAWSSAPSLWKIASCNGSIYVFRDRYKKGDANTYKLDPATSAVTVTRGIKVLLTNLQFVLA; encoded by the exons ATGGCTGTGAATTCCGCAAGTTACTCAAGGTGGTGTTGCTTTGCAGACAGCTGGCAGAGAGAGAAGTTGGCTAGCATGGAATCACCAGAGGAGCCTGGAGCATCCATGGATGAGAACTACTTTGTGAACTATACTTTCAAAGATCGGTCACACTCAGGCCGTGTGGCTCAAGGCATCATGAAACTGTGTCTAGAGGAGGAGCTCTTTGCTGATGTCACCATTTCGGTGGAAGGCCGGGAGTTTCAGCTCCATCGGCTGGTCCTCTCAGCTCAGAGCTGCTTCTTCCGATCCATGTTCACTTCTAACCTGAAGGAGGCCCACAACCGGGTGATTGTGCTGCAGGATGTCAGTGAGTCTGTTTTCCAGCTCCTGGTTGATTATATCTACCATGGGACTGTGAAACTTCGAGCTGAGGAGTTGCAGGAAATTTATGAGGTGTCAGACATGTATCAGTTGACATCTCTCTTTGAGGAATGCTCTCGGTTTTTGGCCCGCACAGTGCAAGTGGGAAACTGCCTTCAGGTGATGTGGCTGGCAGATCGGCACAGTGATCCTGAGCTCTATACTGCTGCCAAACACTGTGCCAAGACCCACCTGGCCCAGCTGCAGAATACAGAGGAATTTCTCCACTTGCCTCACCACCTACTCACAGATATCATCTCGG ATGGAGTTCCATGTTCTCAGAACCCAACAGAGGCAATAGAAGCCTGGATTAACTTTaataaagaggaaagagaggCTTTTGCAGAGTCACTCAGGACAAGCTTGAAG GAAATTGGGGAGAATGTGCACATTTACCTGATTGGGAAAGAGTCATCTCGTACCCACTCGTTGGCTGTGTCCTTGCACTGTGCAGAAGATGACTCCATCAGTGTAAGTGGCCAAAACAGCTTGTGCCACCAGATCACTGCGGCCTGCAAGCATGGTGGAGACTTGTATGTGGTGGGAGGGTCCATCCCACGGCGCATGTGGAAGTGCAACAATGCCACCGTTGACTGGGAGTGGTGTGCTCCTTTGCCTCGGGACCGGCTCCAGCACACCCTGGTGTCTGTGCCCGGGAAAGATGCCATATATTCACTGGGTGGCAAGACACTGCAAGATACCCTCTCCAATGCAGTCATTTATTATCGCGTAGGTGATAATGTGTGGACAGAGACAACCCAGCTAGAGGTGGCTGTGTCAGGGGCTGCTGGTGCCAACCTCAATGGGATCATCTACTTACTGGGGGGGGAGGAGAATGATCTGGACTTCTTTACCAAACCTTCCCGACTCATCCAGTGCTttgacacagagacagacaaatGCCATGTGAAGCCCTATGTGCTGCCCTTTGCAGGCCACATGCACGCAGCTGTGCATAAAGATCTGGTGTTCATCGTGGCTGAAGGGGACTCCCTGGTATGTTACAATCCCTTGCTAGACAGCTTCACCCGGCTTTGCCTTCCTGAGGCCTGGAGCTCTGCCCCATCCCTCTGGAAGATTGCCAGCTGTAACGGGAGCATCTATGTCTTCCGGGACCGATATAAAAAGGGGGATGCCAACACCTACAAGCTTGACCCTGCCACTTCAGCCGTAACTGTCACAAGAGGTATTAAGGTGCTGCTTACCAATTTGCAGTTTGTGTTGGCCTaa
- the LOC105471694 gene encoding kelch repeat and BTB domain-containing protein 4 isoform X3, with translation MESPEEPGASMDENYFVNYTFKDRSHSGRVAQGIMKLCLEEELFADVTISVEGREFQLHRLVLSAQSCFFRSMFTSNLKEAHNRVIVLQDVSESVFQLLVDYIYHGTVKLRAEELQEIYEVSDMYQLTSLFEECSRFLARTVQVGNCLQVMWLADRHSDPELYTAAKHCAKTHLAQLQNTEEFLHLPHHLLTDIISDGVPCSQNPTEAIEAWINFNKEEREAFAESLRTSLKEIGENVHIYLIGKESSRTHSLAVSLHCAEDDSISVSGQNSLCHQITAACKHGGDLYVVGGSIPRRMWKCNNATVDWEWCAPLPRDRLQHTLVSVPGKDAIYSLGGKTLQDTLSNAVIYYRVGDNVWTETTQLEVAVSGAAGANLNGIIYLLGGEENDLDFFTKPSRLIQCFDTETDKCHVKPYVLPFAGHMHAAVHKDLVFIVAEGDSLVCYNPLLDSFTRLCLPEAWSSAPSLWKIASCNGSIYVFRDRYKKGDANTYKLDPATSAVTVTRGIKVLLTNLQFVLA, from the exons ATGGAATCACCAGAGGAGCCTGGAGCATCCATGGATGAGAACTACTTTGTGAACTATACTTTCAAAGATCGGTCACACTCAGGCCGTGTGGCTCAAGGCATCATGAAACTGTGTCTAGAGGAGGAGCTCTTTGCTGATGTCACCATTTCGGTGGAAGGCCGGGAGTTTCAGCTCCATCGGCTGGTCCTCTCAGCTCAGAGCTGCTTCTTCCGATCCATGTTCACTTCTAACCTGAAGGAGGCCCACAACCGGGTGATTGTGCTGCAGGATGTCAGTGAGTCTGTTTTCCAGCTCCTGGTTGATTATATCTACCATGGGACTGTGAAACTTCGAGCTGAGGAGTTGCAGGAAATTTATGAGGTGTCAGACATGTATCAGTTGACATCTCTCTTTGAGGAATGCTCTCGGTTTTTGGCCCGCACAGTGCAAGTGGGAAACTGCCTTCAGGTGATGTGGCTGGCAGATCGGCACAGTGATCCTGAGCTCTATACTGCTGCCAAACACTGTGCCAAGACCCACCTGGCCCAGCTGCAGAATACAGAGGAATTTCTCCACTTGCCTCACCACCTACTCACAGATATCATCTCGG ATGGAGTTCCATGTTCTCAGAACCCAACAGAGGCAATAGAAGCCTGGATTAACTTTaataaagaggaaagagaggCTTTTGCAGAGTCACTCAGGACAAGCTTGAAG GAAATTGGGGAGAATGTGCACATTTACCTGATTGGGAAAGAGTCATCTCGTACCCACTCGTTGGCTGTGTCCTTGCACTGTGCAGAAGATGACTCCATCAGTGTAAGTGGCCAAAACAGCTTGTGCCACCAGATCACTGCGGCCTGCAAGCATGGTGGAGACTTGTATGTGGTGGGAGGGTCCATCCCACGGCGCATGTGGAAGTGCAACAATGCCACCGTTGACTGGGAGTGGTGTGCTCCTTTGCCTCGGGACCGGCTCCAGCACACCCTGGTGTCTGTGCCCGGGAAAGATGCCATATATTCACTGGGTGGCAAGACACTGCAAGATACCCTCTCCAATGCAGTCATTTATTATCGCGTAGGTGATAATGTGTGGACAGAGACAACCCAGCTAGAGGTGGCTGTGTCAGGGGCTGCTGGTGCCAACCTCAATGGGATCATCTACTTACTGGGGGGGGAGGAGAATGATCTGGACTTCTTTACCAAACCTTCCCGACTCATCCAGTGCTttgacacagagacagacaaatGCCATGTGAAGCCCTATGTGCTGCCCTTTGCAGGCCACATGCACGCAGCTGTGCATAAAGATCTGGTGTTCATCGTGGCTGAAGGGGACTCCCTGGTATGTTACAATCCCTTGCTAGACAGCTTCACCCGGCTTTGCCTTCCTGAGGCCTGGAGCTCTGCCCCATCCCTCTGGAAGATTGCCAGCTGTAACGGGAGCATCTATGTCTTCCGGGACCGATATAAAAAGGGGGATGCCAACACCTACAAGCTTGACCCTGCCACTTCAGCCGTAACTGTCACAAGAGGTATTAAGGTGCTGCTTACCAATTTGCAGTTTGTGTTGGCCTaa
- the LOC105471695 gene encoding phosphatidylglycerophosphatase and protein-tyrosine phosphatase 1 → MAATALLEAGLARVLFYPTLLYTLFRGKVPGRAHRDWYHRIDPTVLLGALPLRSLTRQLVQDENVRGVITMNEEYETRFLCHSSQEWKRLGVEQLRLSTVDMTGIPTLDNLQKGVQFALKYQSLGQCVYVHCKAGRSRSATMVAAYLIQVHRWSPEEAVRAITKIRSYIHIRPGQLDVLKEFHKQVTAGAAKDGTFDTSKT, encoded by the exons ATGGCGGCCACCGCGCTGCTGGAGGCCGGCCTGGCGCGGGTGCTCTTCTACCCGACGCTGCTCTACACCCTGTTCCGCGGGAAGGTGCCGGGTCGGGCGCACCGGGACTGGTACCACCGCATCGACCCCACAGTGCTGCTGGGCGCGCTGCCGTTGCGGAGCTTGACGCGCCAG CTGGTACAGGACGAGAACGTGCGCGGGGTGATCACCATGAACGAGGAGTATGAGACGAGGTTCCTGTGCCACTCTTCACAG GAGTGGAAGAGACTAGGAGTCGAGCAGCTGCGGCTCAGCACAGTAGACATGACTGGGATCCCTACCTTGGACAACCTCCAGAAGGGAGTCCAATTTGCTCTCAAGTACCAGTCGCTGGGCCAGTGTGTCTACGTGCATTGTAAGGCTGGGCGCTCCAGGAGTGCCACTATGGTGGCAGCATACCTGATTCAG GTGCACAGATGGAGTCCAGAGGAGGCTGTAAGAGCCATCACCAAGATCCGGTCTTACATCCACATCAGGCCTGGCCAGCTGGATGTTCTTAAAGAGTTCCACAAGCAGGTTACTGCAGGGGCAGCAAAGGATGGGACTTTTGACACTTCAAAGACATGA